In Wenyingzhuangia fucanilytica, the following are encoded in one genomic region:
- a CDS encoding SDR family NAD(P)-dependent oxidoreductase, whose protein sequence is MLNTFSLEGKTALVTGCKRGIGKAMAIGLAEAGANVIGVSASLELSGSDVEKEVQAVGKNFSAYQCDFSDRKSLYAFIAAVKKDHPQIDILVNNAGTILRTPAAEHPDEMWDKVIEVNQNAQFILTREIGKEMIKRGSGKVIFTASLLTFQGGITVPGYAASKGAIGQLTMAFANEWAGKGVNVNAIAPGYIATDNTEALRNDADRSASILARIPAGRWGEAQDFAGPTVFLASEAASYMHGSIMLVDGGWMGR, encoded by the coding sequence ATTTTAAATACATTTAGTTTAGAAGGAAAAACAGCTTTAGTAACAGGTTGTAAACGTGGAATTGGAAAAGCCATGGCTATTGGTTTAGCAGAAGCTGGTGCTAATGTTATTGGAGTGTCTGCTTCTTTAGAGTTAAGCGGAAGTGATGTTGAAAAAGAAGTACAAGCTGTAGGTAAAAATTTTAGTGCTTATCAATGTGATTTTTCAGATAGAAAATCATTGTATGCATTTATTGCTGCGGTAAAAAAAGATCATCCACAAATTGATATTTTGGTAAACAACGCAGGAACCATTTTAAGAACTCCAGCAGCGGAACATCCAGATGAAATGTGGGATAAAGTAATTGAAGTAAATCAAAATGCCCAATTTATCTTAACAAGAGAAATTGGAAAAGAAATGATTAAAAGAGGATCTGGAAAAGTAATTTTTACAGCATCATTATTAACATTCCAAGGAGGGATCACTGTGCCAGGTTATGCAGCAAGTAAGGGAGCAATTGGTCAGTTAACAATGGCTTTTGCTAACGAATGGGCTGGTAAAGGAGTAAATGTAAATGCAATTGCACCAGGTTATATTGCTACAGATAATACAGAAGCATTAAGAAATGATGCAGATAGATCAGCATCTATTTTAGCTCGTATTCCTGCAGGTAGATGGGGAGAGGCACAAGATTTTGCAGGACCTACAGTGTTCTTAGCGTCAGAGGCAGCTTCATATATGCATGGTAGTATTATGCTAGTTGACGGTGGATGGATGGGACGTTAA